In a genomic window of Streptomyces sp. NBC_01231:
- a CDS encoding amidohydrolase: MDTAIDTATDTPTPLPLIISVDDHTVEPATVWQDRLPKKYLDTGPRIVRAPLKEMTFLGGRFKPVMGAQGTDGPIGDWWVYEDLHRPLTRLDTAVGYSRDEIKLEVITYEQMRPGSYDVPQRLADMDVNHVQSALCFPTFPRFCGQTFTEATDHDLGLLCVQAYNDWMVEEWCGPKARGRLIPLTLIPLWDAELAAAEVRRNAARGVRAVAFSEIPPHLGLPSVHTDDWDPFLAACDETGTVIAMHIGSSSRMPSTSADAPPAVGSTITFANCCFSMVDWLMSGKFERFPNLKVMYAEGQIGWIPYILERADIVWEENRGWGGVADKVHRPPSELFAEHVYGCFFDDAFGLRNLDSIGVGNVLYETDYPHSDSTWPKSREVGEAQMGHLAPDVVERIVRGNAIDLLGLTPDGLWDGSR; the protein is encoded by the coding sequence ATGGACACCGCCATCGACACCGCCACGGACACCCCGACCCCGCTTCCGCTGATCATCTCCGTCGACGACCACACCGTGGAGCCCGCCACCGTCTGGCAGGACCGGCTTCCGAAGAAGTACCTGGACACCGGGCCCCGGATCGTCCGCGCGCCGCTGAAGGAGATGACCTTCCTCGGCGGCCGCTTCAAGCCCGTGATGGGCGCTCAGGGCACCGACGGCCCGATCGGGGACTGGTGGGTCTACGAGGACCTGCACCGGCCCCTGACCCGCCTGGACACCGCCGTCGGCTACAGCAGGGACGAGATCAAGCTGGAGGTCATCACCTACGAGCAGATGCGGCCCGGCTCCTACGACGTCCCGCAGCGCCTCGCCGACATGGACGTCAACCACGTCCAGTCCGCGCTCTGCTTCCCGACCTTCCCGCGCTTCTGCGGCCAGACCTTCACCGAGGCGACGGACCACGACCTCGGTCTGCTCTGCGTCCAGGCCTACAACGACTGGATGGTGGAGGAGTGGTGCGGGCCCAAGGCCCGCGGCCGTCTCATCCCGCTCACCCTGATCCCCCTGTGGGACGCCGAACTGGCGGCGGCGGAGGTACGGCGCAACGCCGCCCGGGGCGTGCGGGCCGTGGCCTTCTCCGAGATACCCCCGCACCTCGGCCTGCCGTCCGTCCACACCGACGACTGGGACCCCTTCCTGGCCGCCTGCGACGAGACCGGCACCGTCATCGCCATGCACATCGGCTCCAGCAGCCGGATGCCCTCCACCTCCGCCGACGCCCCGCCCGCCGTCGGATCCACCATCACCTTCGCCAACTGCTGCTTCTCGATGGTCGACTGGCTGATGAGCGGCAAGTTCGAACGCTTCCCGAACCTCAAGGTGATGTACGCGGAGGGCCAGATCGGCTGGATCCCCTACATCCTGGAGCGCGCCGACATCGTCTGGGAGGAGAACCGCGGCTGGGGCGGCGTCGCCGACAAGGTCCACCGCCCGCCGTCCGAACTCTTCGCCGAGCACGTCTACGGCTGCTTCTTCGACGACGCCTTCGGGCTCAGGAACCTCGACTCCATCGGCGTCGGGAACGTCCTGTACGAGACCGACTACCCCCACTCCGACTCCACCTGGCCGAAGTCCCGTGAGGTCGGCGAGGCCCAGATGGGCCACCTCGCCCCG
- a CDS encoding tetratricopeptide repeat protein codes for MDGVPRVPEVPRVPEQRRPGSADQAGAETEAVSLRFGVLGPVRAWRDEEPLSTGSPQQRALLAALLLREGRTATAAELIDALWGEEPPSRALAAVRTYASRLRKVLDPGVLVSESGGYAVRGLPEGALDVAVVQDLATEAEKARGAGDLCHARDVLGRALALWDGEVLAGVPGPYAEAQRVRLEEWRLQLLESRLDMDLEQGCHAEAVSELTALTAEHPLRERLRELLMLALYRSGRQAEALAVYADTRRLLADELGVDPRPGLSELQQRILQADPGLAEPSVKKAEPDAVPVRPAQLPATVPDFTGRSSFVTELGEVLASAEGRVMAVSALAGIGGVGKTTLAVHVAHQARGVFPDGQLYVDLQGAGSRAAEPETVLGSFLRALGTPDSAIPDSLEERAALYRSVLDGRRVLVLLDNARDAAQIRPLLPGTEGCAALITSRVRMVDLAGAHLVDLDVMSPDEALALFTKIVGEERVRSEKEAALDVVAACGFLPLAIRIAASRLAARRTWTVSVLAAKLADERRRLDELQAGDLAVKATFELGYGQLEPVQARAFRLLGLADGPDISLAAAAAVLDLPTDDTEDLLESLVDTSLLESAAPGRYRYHDLVRLYARACAERDERPPSERAAAMSRLLDFYLATASAVYAIERPGERVLDHLSPVDYPGLTFTDRDKALDWLFSEASALLAAVQQAGGEGLLRRAADLLVVGIDLGESGVNSRQYVRSCAAVITAAQQAGDALAEGRARLMHSHLLGIAGQFADSSLEAGRALRLGLVANDPVVCAQAPNQQGIIALYDGRHDEAEEHLTQALTAFRDDRNNPGEASALCNLSRVHLATGRTDSAVSLARQGVAMYERDDTGMALRLANGKYALGLALTSLGRTRLAHDTLTEALHMFQAARQRLWHGMTLFRIAEVHLADQRATQAAACAEQALVVLHGIGGDWRRANVLTVLGRGLHGIGQTDRAKVCWQEALSIFESSGSPEAKDVRTLLSAAPVA; via the coding sequence ATGGACGGTGTACCGCGAGTGCCGGAGGTACCGCGCGTGCCGGAGCAGAGGCGTCCCGGCTCCGCCGACCAGGCGGGGGCGGAGACGGAGGCGGTGTCGCTGCGCTTCGGCGTGCTCGGTCCCGTGCGCGCCTGGCGCGACGAGGAACCGCTGAGCACCGGCTCTCCCCAGCAACGCGCCCTGCTGGCCGCCCTGTTGCTGCGTGAGGGCCGGACCGCGACCGCCGCGGAGCTCATCGACGCCCTGTGGGGCGAGGAGCCGCCCTCGCGGGCCCTGGCGGCGGTACGGACGTACGCCTCCAGGCTGCGCAAGGTGCTGGACCCCGGCGTCCTGGTGAGCGAGTCCGGCGGGTACGCGGTACGCGGGCTGCCCGAGGGCGCGCTGGACGTCGCCGTCGTCCAGGACCTGGCGACGGAGGCGGAGAAGGCGCGCGGCGCCGGGGACCTGTGCCACGCGCGTGACGTCCTGGGCCGGGCGCTCGCCCTGTGGGACGGCGAGGTGCTGGCCGGGGTGCCGGGCCCGTACGCGGAGGCGCAGCGGGTCAGGCTGGAGGAGTGGCGGCTCCAGTTGCTGGAGTCCCGCCTGGACATGGACCTGGAGCAGGGCTGCCACGCGGAGGCGGTGTCGGAACTGACCGCGCTGACGGCGGAGCATCCCCTCCGGGAACGCCTGCGCGAGCTGCTGATGCTGGCCCTGTACCGCAGCGGTCGTCAGGCGGAGGCGCTGGCGGTGTACGCCGACACCCGCCGGCTGCTGGCCGACGAACTGGGCGTGGATCCGCGCCCGGGCCTGAGCGAACTCCAGCAGCGCATCCTCCAGGCGGACCCGGGCCTGGCGGAACCGTCCGTGAAGAAGGCGGAACCGGACGCCGTACCGGTGCGCCCCGCCCAACTCCCGGCCACCGTCCCGGACTTCACCGGGCGGTCCTCGTTCGTCACGGAACTCGGCGAGGTGCTCGCCTCCGCGGAGGGCCGGGTGATGGCCGTGTCCGCGCTGGCCGGCATCGGCGGCGTCGGCAAGACCACCCTGGCGGTGCACGTCGCCCACCAGGCCCGCGGCGTCTTCCCCGACGGCCAGCTGTACGTCGATCTGCAAGGCGCGGGATCGAGGGCGGCGGAACCGGAGACGGTCCTCGGCTCCTTCCTGCGCGCCCTGGGGACCCCGGACTCGGCCATCCCCGACTCGCTGGAGGAACGGGCGGCGCTGTACCGCTCGGTGCTGGACGGCCGCCGGGTCCTGGTGCTGCTGGACAACGCGCGGGACGCGGCCCAGATACGCCCCCTGCTGCCGGGCACCGAGGGCTGCGCCGCCCTGATCACCTCCCGCGTCCGCATGGTCGACCTCGCCGGGGCCCACCTCGTCGACCTGGACGTGATGTCCCCGGACGAGGCCCTGGCCCTGTTCACGAAGATCGTCGGCGAGGAACGGGTCCGCTCCGAGAAGGAGGCCGCGCTGGACGTGGTGGCGGCGTGCGGTTTCCTGCCCCTGGCGATCCGTATCGCGGCGTCCCGCCTGGCCGCCCGCCGCACCTGGACGGTCTCGGTCCTGGCGGCGAAGCTGGCGGACGAGCGGCGCCGGCTGGACGAGCTCCAGGCCGGCGACCTCGCGGTGAAGGCGACCTTCGAGCTGGGGTACGGGCAGTTGGAGCCGGTCCAGGCCCGCGCGTTCCGGCTGCTCGGCCTGGCGGACGGCCCGGACATCTCCCTGGCGGCGGCCGCGGCGGTGCTGGACCTGCCGACCGACGACACGGAGGACCTTCTGGAGTCCCTCGTCGACACGTCTTTACTGGAATCGGCGGCGCCGGGCCGCTACCGCTACCACGATCTGGTCCGGCTCTACGCGCGTGCGTGCGCGGAACGGGACGAACGGCCGCCGAGCGAGCGGGCGGCGGCGATGTCCCGGTTGCTGGACTTCTACCTGGCGACGGCGTCGGCGGTCTACGCGATCGAACGGCCCGGCGAGCGGGTACTGGACCACCTGAGCCCGGTCGACTACCCGGGGCTGACCTTCACCGACCGGGACAAGGCACTGGACTGGCTGTTCAGCGAGGCGAGCGCACTGCTCGCGGCGGTACAGCAGGCAGGTGGCGAAGGCCTGTTGAGGCGGGCCGCGGATCTGCTCGTGGTGGGGATCGACCTCGGCGAGTCGGGCGTCAACTCGCGCCAGTACGTCAGATCCTGCGCCGCGGTGATCACGGCGGCCCAGCAGGCCGGTGACGCCCTCGCCGAGGGCCGGGCCCGCCTCATGCACAGCCATCTGCTCGGCATCGCCGGTCAGTTCGCCGACTCCAGCCTGGAGGCCGGCCGGGCCCTGCGGCTCGGGCTCGTCGCGAACGACCCGGTCGTCTGCGCCCAGGCCCCCAACCAGCAGGGGATCATCGCCCTGTACGACGGCCGGCACGACGAGGCCGAGGAGCATCTGACGCAGGCGCTGACCGCGTTCCGCGACGACCGGAACAACCCGGGCGAGGCCAGCGCCCTGTGCAACCTGTCCCGGGTGCACCTCGCGACGGGGCGTACCGACAGTGCCGTCTCGCTGGCGCGCCAGGGCGTCGCCATGTACGAGCGCGACGACACCGGCATGGCGCTGCGGCTCGCCAACGGCAAGTACGCGCTCGGTCTCGCCCTCACCAGCCTCGGCCGGACCCGGCTGGCCCACGACACGCTCACCGAGGCCCTGCACATGTTCCAGGCCGCCCGACAGCGCCTGTGGCACGGCATGACGCTGTTCCGCATCGCCGAGGTCCACCTGGCCGACCAGCGCGCCACGCAGGCCGCGGCCTGTGCCGAGCAGGCGCTCGTGGTGCTGCACGGGATCGGCGGCGACTGGCGCCGCGCCAACGTGCTGACGGTGCTGGGCCGCGGCCTGCACGGCATCGGCCAGACCGACCGCGCCAAGGTCTGCTGGCAGGAAGCCCTGTCCATCTTCGAGAGCTCGGGATCGCCCGAGGCCAAGGACGTGAGAACGCTGCTCAGCGCCGCCCCGGTGGCCTGA
- a CDS encoding MFS transporter: MTTTAALPTPALPARRRNLRGATIGNVLEWYDWNAYAVFTPFFAPRVFDAEDPAGALLQSLMVFAVGFLTRPVGGLVLGRWGDRFGRRAALTLSMVLMASGSLLIAVCPTYDAAGWLAPLTILVARLAQGLSAGGEFAASSAYVVEIAPAGRKGLYSSAIYVSNALGNLLAAGLGTVLTTVLTRDHMTSWGWRIPFLLGTGLACYAYVLRRRMTETHPARAPRRRDGRVDAPADGRSWWKSARDTWLRHPGALVRVVGYTLAGTIVYYTWVVFLPSYAAADGNLTASAALLATTLAQLLFVIALPLAGLLADRVGTKPLLIVFAASFAVLTVPLQALAPRSFGWLLGIECLGLILFCGYGATAPLVMAEQFSADARATGIGVPYGLTVSLFGGTAPYLAAAAGHSGHSSLYASYVALACVVSLGFFVRLAGRR, encoded by the coding sequence ATGACCACGACGGCTGCGCTGCCGACCCCGGCCCTCCCCGCACGTCGGCGAAACCTGCGCGGCGCGACCATCGGCAACGTCCTGGAGTGGTACGACTGGAACGCCTACGCCGTCTTCACCCCGTTCTTCGCCCCGCGCGTCTTCGACGCCGAGGACCCGGCGGGCGCCCTGCTGCAGAGCCTCATGGTGTTCGCCGTCGGGTTTCTCACCCGTCCCGTGGGAGGCCTCGTCCTCGGGCGTTGGGGCGACCGCTTCGGGCGACGCGCCGCGCTGACCCTCTCCATGGTGCTCATGGCCTCGGGCAGCCTGCTCATCGCCGTGTGTCCCACCTACGACGCGGCGGGATGGCTCGCCCCGCTGACCATTCTCGTGGCACGGCTGGCCCAAGGCCTGTCCGCCGGCGGCGAGTTCGCCGCCTCCTCCGCCTATGTGGTGGAGATCGCCCCCGCGGGGCGCAAGGGCCTCTACTCCAGCGCGATCTATGTGAGCAACGCCCTGGGCAATCTGCTGGCGGCCGGGCTCGGCACGGTGCTGACCACCGTGCTGACGCGTGACCACATGACGTCCTGGGGCTGGCGCATACCGTTCCTGCTCGGTACCGGCCTCGCCTGTTACGCGTACGTGCTCCGGCGCCGCATGACCGAGACGCACCCGGCGCGGGCCCCACGGAGGCGAGACGGCAGGGTCGACGCGCCCGCGGACGGGCGATCGTGGTGGAAAAGCGCCCGGGACACCTGGCTGCGCCACCCCGGAGCGCTTGTGAGGGTCGTCGGCTACACGCTGGCCGGCACCATCGTGTACTACACCTGGGTGGTCTTCCTGCCCTCGTACGCAGCCGCCGACGGGAACCTCACGGCATCCGCCGCCCTCCTGGCCACCACCCTGGCGCAGCTCCTGTTCGTGATCGCCCTGCCCCTCGCGGGCCTGCTCGCCGACCGGGTCGGGACGAAACCACTGCTCATCGTGTTCGCCGCGTCCTTCGCCGTGCTGACAGTGCCGCTGCAGGCCCTGGCCCCCAGGTCCTTCGGCTGGCTTCTGGGCATCGAGTGCCTGGGCCTCATTCTGTTCTGCGGTTATGGCGCCACCGCCCCGCTCGTCATGGCGGAGCAGTTCTCCGCCGACGCCAGGGCCACCGGCATCGGCGTCCCCTACGGACTGACCGTGTCGCTGTTCGGCGGCACCGCCCCCTACCTGGCGGCAGCCGCCGGGCACTCGGGGCACTCCAGCCTGTACGCGAGCTACGTGGCCCTGGCCTGTGTGGTGAGCCTCGGCTTCTTCGTACGCCTCGCAGGCCGCCGGTGA
- a CDS encoding methionyl-tRNA formyltransferase — MTAPARVVLLSETNSKFGAPLLTDLLAHPHVEVVGVVTREPGRLCGYYVGEQDPVDLAEQATAAHLPVLRPRSINSPESVAALTALAPDYLLIANYQQILRKAVLDVPRKAVVNFHPSPLPRYAGLSPFFWMARKGERDAGVTALITTPGIDDGPVLAQRPVPLDATEGAGEIRDRLFAESRRLLHDVVPRLVSGDLTAVPQDLGQRSYFSAPTAKDTTIDWSWDAEEVLRVVRACHPQPGALIAADGTGLRVHQARPLSMDVVPGRAVSPGTVRSDDRHGLLIACADAWIQVGSLSWHPLDELSTPHGTTGRTTANSDLASGLAELLAAHTK, encoded by the coding sequence GTGACCGCCCCGGCGAGGGTGGTGCTGCTCTCCGAGACCAACTCCAAGTTCGGGGCGCCGTTGCTGACCGACCTGCTCGCGCACCCCCATGTCGAGGTGGTGGGCGTCGTCACCCGCGAGCCGGGCAGGCTCTGCGGTTATTACGTGGGCGAACAGGACCCGGTGGATCTCGCGGAACAGGCGACCGCCGCGCACCTCCCCGTCTTACGCCCGCGGAGCATCAACAGCCCCGAATCCGTCGCGGCGCTCACCGCACTCGCGCCCGACTATCTGCTGATCGCCAACTATCAGCAGATACTGCGGAAGGCGGTGCTCGACGTCCCCCGTAAGGCGGTGGTCAATTTCCACCCCAGCCCGCTGCCCCGGTACGCCGGCCTGTCCCCGTTCTTCTGGATGGCCCGCAAGGGCGAGCGCGACGCGGGAGTCACAGCGCTGATCACCACACCGGGGATCGACGACGGTCCGGTACTCGCCCAGCGGCCGGTGCCCCTCGACGCGACCGAAGGGGCGGGCGAGATCCGGGACCGGCTGTTCGCCGAATCCCGCAGGCTGCTCCACGACGTGGTGCCGCGCCTGGTGTCGGGGGACCTGACCGCGGTGCCCCAGGACCTCGGACAGCGCAGCTACTTCTCCGCTCCCACCGCCAAGGACACCACGATCGACTGGTCGTGGGACGCGGAAGAAGTGCTGCGGGTCGTACGGGCCTGCCATCCGCAGCCGGGAGCCCTGATCGCGGCCGACGGCACCGGCCTGCGCGTACACCAGGCGCGTCCGCTGTCCATGGACGTCGTCCCGGGGCGGGCCGTGTCACCTGGGACGGTGCGCTCCGACGACCGGCACGGACTGCTGATCGCGTGCGCCGACGCGTGGATTCAGGTGGGCTCCCTCAGCTGGCATCCGCTGGACGAGCTGTCCACCCCGCACGGAACGACGGGCCGGACGACGGCGAACTCGGACCTCGCCTCAGGCCTCGCCGAACTCCTGGCCGCCCACACCAAATAG
- a CDS encoding ThiF family adenylyltransferase, whose amino-acid sequence MAVKVIQYRGDYDDKLYWERVDRSLGWLGDTSEEQRERQEKLRDSVIGIVGTGGIGGAVATRLVRMGARNLKLADPDEFDISNIQRQLGASVDTVGRNKAEVVAEMAFELAKDVNIDVYPEGITPRTAEHFMADCDYVMDQMEFYQVENRYALHRAFRASDRCQFMFKIPTVSHKVFVFTYTKDSMPIEEVYDLPEDGPIDDAAARRLMERIIPEMPEYPGANMLDEWFVGMQRMPIFGACPPLAEGILVERLAQEIMELPGRATLPVQPGYAVFDSLTWESKLVERAWWAR is encoded by the coding sequence ATGGCCGTGAAGGTAATCCAGTACCGGGGCGACTACGACGACAAGCTCTACTGGGAGCGCGTCGACCGCAGCCTGGGCTGGCTGGGCGACACGAGCGAAGAGCAGCGTGAACGCCAGGAGAAGCTGCGGGACTCCGTCATCGGCATCGTCGGGACCGGCGGCATCGGCGGCGCCGTGGCCACCCGCCTGGTCCGCATGGGCGCGCGGAACCTGAAGCTCGCCGACCCGGACGAATTCGACATCAGCAACATTCAGCGGCAACTCGGTGCATCCGTCGACACCGTGGGTCGCAACAAAGCCGAAGTGGTCGCGGAGATGGCGTTCGAACTCGCGAAGGACGTGAATATAGACGTCTACCCCGAGGGAATTACCCCACGAACCGCGGAACACTTCATGGCTGACTGCGACTACGTCATGGACCAGATGGAGTTCTACCAGGTCGAGAACCGATATGCGCTGCACCGGGCATTTCGCGCGAGTGACCGCTGTCAGTTCATGTTCAAGATCCCCACGGTTTCCCACAAAGTCTTCGTCTTCACCTACACCAAGGACTCGATGCCCATCGAGGAGGTCTACGACCTGCCCGAGGACGGCCCGATCGACGACGCGGCGGCCCGCCGCCTCATGGAGCGCATCATCCCGGAGATGCCGGAGTACCCCGGCGCCAACATGCTCGACGAGTGGTTCGTGGGTATGCAGCGCATGCCCATCTTCGGCGCCTGTCCGCCCCTGGCCGAGGGCATCCTCGTCGAGCGGCTCGCCCAGGAGATCATGGAGCTGCCCGGCCGTGCGACGCTGCCGGTGCAGCCCGGGTACGCCGTGTTCGACTCACTCACCTGGGAGTCGAAGCTCGTCGAGCGGGCATGGTGGGCGAGGTGA
- a CDS encoding winged helix-turn-helix domain-containing protein: MSRTVVDGPDIAVVASLLGDASRAAMITALMDDLRLPASELARIAAVSKSTASEHLGRLVDNGLLATERCGRHTYYRIADPLVGRALESLAVLAPQREPNSLRSARRQDELARARLCYDHLAGRLGVSITDTLRGRGLLREADGALHLVPGAWDDDPPLGITCDTARKGRRPLARGCVDWTVRRHHLAGALGAALTQRMFELGWIRRRRDKERSLTLTDSGAAGVRKAFGFDEELTAAVISG; this comes from the coding sequence ATGAGCCGAACTGTGGTCGACGGTCCTGACATAGCGGTTGTCGCCTCGTTGTTGGGCGACGCCTCGCGGGCCGCGATGATCACCGCCCTGATGGATGACCTGCGGCTGCCCGCGAGCGAACTGGCGCGCATCGCCGCCGTCAGCAAGTCGACGGCGAGCGAACACTTGGGCCGGCTCGTGGACAACGGCCTGCTCGCCACCGAGCGCTGCGGCCGGCACACCTACTACCGCATCGCCGACCCGCTGGTGGGGCGTGCCCTGGAGAGCCTGGCCGTCCTCGCCCCGCAGCGCGAACCCAACTCCCTGCGTTCGGCCCGCCGTCAGGACGAACTGGCCAGGGCACGGCTGTGCTACGACCACCTCGCGGGCCGCCTGGGCGTCTCGATCACCGACACCCTGCGCGGCCGGGGGCTGCTCCGGGAAGCCGACGGTGCGCTCCATCTGGTGCCGGGCGCCTGGGACGACGACCCGCCGCTGGGCATCACCTGCGACACCGCCCGCAAGGGCCGCAGACCACTGGCGCGTGGGTGCGTGGACTGGACGGTGCGCCGCCACCATCTCGCGGGCGCGCTGGGCGCGGCCCTCACCCAGCGCATGTTCGAACTCGGCTGGATCCGTCGCCGCCGCGACAAGGAGCGTTCCCTCACTCTGACCGACAGCGGTGCGGCCGGGGTACGGAAGGCGTTCGGGTTCGACGAGGAGCTGACGGCGGCTGTCATCTCGGGCTGA
- a CDS encoding metalloregulator ArsR/SmtB family transcription factor, producing MTASRLPRKKPQLDLAKAAALFAVPARAEMLLALETRGESSAGELAALAGVSAPTASSHLAYLLDRGLLTVDQRGRSRVYRLAGEEVRSALESLRLLAALPSRER from the coding sequence ATGACCGCCTCCCGCCTCCCCCGGAAGAAGCCGCAGTTGGATCTGGCCAAGGCGGCAGCGCTGTTCGCGGTGCCCGCCAGGGCGGAGATGCTGCTGGCCCTGGAGACCCGGGGGGAGAGTTCGGCGGGTGAGCTCGCTGCGCTGGCCGGGGTGTCCGCCCCCACGGCCAGCAGCCACCTCGCCTATCTGCTCGATCGGGGCCTGCTCACGGTGGACCAGCGGGGGCGCAGCCGGGTGTACCGGTTGGCCGGCGAAGAGGTGCGGTCGGCGCTGGAGTCCCTGCGGCTCCTCGCGGCGCTGCCCTCCCGCGAGCGCTGA
- a CDS encoding MFS transporter → MSTSPSASPEPRSRPVNTTPAGGRSLVLAVMCAGMFLVQLDVTVVNVALPHIGRALDADLAGLQWVVDAYTVVLAALLLGAGVVGDRWGHRNVAVAGLALFGLTSLFCGVAPDTLTLVIARALQGAAAALLLPSTLAVVNRTFPDRAEQARALGIWAGVSALALPAGPLLGGALVTAAGWRAVFLVNLPVVAVALVLTLRAVKKDEPARTGRFDLPGVLGAAFVLTALVYCAISSGHSGAAAPTLAAGAMAVAGAILLAVWERRAVSPMFPPTLLRERDFVGANVVAAAMNFVGIGAVFVVTLYLQQVQDHDALTAGTMLLPLFVPLAVCAPFTGRLAAKYGPRPPMLGGLLLGIAGASSLLLLEADASYLRLVPVLLGLGLGMGLLTPSVVAAALRAGPPDRPGLSSGVNNTARQAGGALGIAVFGAMAQDADDATRFTAGLHHVAVLSVVLWLAAAALTLVCVPRLDRR, encoded by the coding sequence ATGTCCACATCGCCCAGCGCTTCCCCCGAGCCCCGCTCGCGTCCAGTAAATACCACACCGGCGGGCGGACGCTCGCTGGTCCTGGCCGTGATGTGTGCGGGCATGTTCCTCGTCCAGCTCGACGTGACGGTCGTCAACGTCGCGCTCCCGCACATCGGCCGCGCACTCGACGCGGACCTGGCGGGTCTGCAATGGGTCGTCGACGCCTACACCGTCGTGCTCGCGGCCCTCCTGCTCGGAGCCGGTGTGGTCGGGGACCGCTGGGGGCACCGCAACGTGGCCGTCGCGGGCCTGGCCCTCTTCGGCCTCACCTCGCTGTTCTGCGGCGTCGCCCCCGACACCCTCACCCTGGTGATCGCCCGCGCGCTGCAGGGGGCGGCCGCCGCGCTCCTGCTGCCCAGCACGCTGGCCGTGGTCAACCGGACGTTTCCCGACCGTGCCGAGCAGGCCCGCGCGCTGGGCATCTGGGCGGGCGTCTCCGCTCTCGCGCTGCCCGCCGGCCCGCTCCTGGGAGGCGCCCTGGTCACGGCGGCCGGCTGGCGTGCCGTCTTCCTGGTCAATCTGCCCGTGGTGGCGGTGGCGCTCGTCCTGACGCTGCGGGCGGTCAAGAAGGACGAGCCCGCCCGCACCGGCCGGTTCGACCTGCCGGGGGTGCTCGGCGCCGCGTTCGTCCTCACCGCGCTCGTGTACTGCGCGATCAGCTCGGGCCACTCCGGGGCGGCGGCACCAACGCTGGCCGCCGGGGCGATGGCGGTGGCCGGAGCGATTCTGCTGGCTGTGTGGGAACGGCGAGCGGTCAGCCCGATGTTCCCGCCGACGCTGCTGCGCGAGCGGGACTTCGTGGGCGCCAACGTCGTGGCCGCGGCCATGAACTTCGTGGGGATCGGCGCGGTGTTCGTCGTGACGCTCTATCTCCAACAGGTCCAGGATCACGACGCACTCACCGCGGGCACGATGCTGCTGCCGCTGTTCGTCCCGCTCGCCGTGTGCGCCCCTTTCACCGGCCGCCTGGCCGCCAAGTACGGTCCGCGGCCGCCCATGCTCGGCGGCCTGCTCCTCGGCATCGCGGGGGCCTCGAGCCTGCTGCTGCTCGAAGCCGACGCCTCCTACCTGCGGCTGGTGCCCGTTCTGCTCGGCCTCGGCCTCGGCATGGGTCTCCTGACGCCTTCGGTGGTCGCCGCGGCCCTGCGAGCGGGCCCACCGGACCGGCCAGGGCTCTCCTCCGGCGTGAACAACACCGCCCGCCAGGCGGGCGGCGCCCTGGGTATCGCCGTCTTCGGTGCCATGGCGCAGGACGCCGACGACGCCACCCGGTTCACCGCGGGTCTGCACCATGTCGCTGTGCTGTCCGTGGTCCTCTGGTTGGCCGCCGCGGCGCTGACGCTGGTCTGCGTGCCGCGCCTGGACCGACGATGA